One Gloeothece verrucosa PCC 7822 DNA window includes the following coding sequences:
- the cobM gene encoding precorrin-4 C(11)-methyltransferase, whose translation MPLIPLKPAVYIIGAGPGDPDLLTMKAYKIISQADIILYADSLVPKQILQNSRPDAQLIPTGNKTLEEIIPLMIDWVKNNCSVVRLHSGDLTLYSAIHEQMQALSEANIPFELIPGISAFQAAAAKLATELTIPDLVQTIILTRISGSASAVPDAEELSSLAAHQASLCLYLAARHVEKAQEKLLQHYPPDTPVAVCFRVGWPDEKIWVVPLLKMATFTQQENLIRTTLYIISPALRAVKEARSRLYHPEHSHLFRPSGRSHS comes from the coding sequence ATGCCCTTAATCCCTTTAAAACCTGCGGTTTACATTATTGGTGCTGGTCCGGGCGATCCGGACTTACTGACCATGAAAGCTTACAAAATTATCTCTCAAGCGGATATTATCCTCTATGCTGATTCTCTTGTGCCCAAACAAATCTTACAAAATAGCCGCCCTGATGCCCAATTAATCCCCACTGGTAACAAAACTCTAGAAGAAATTATCCCCCTAATGATTGATTGGGTAAAAAACAACTGTTCGGTTGTTCGTCTTCATTCAGGGGACCTTACCCTTTATAGTGCTATTCATGAACAAATGCAGGCACTTAGTGAGGCTAATATTCCTTTTGAATTAATCCCTGGAATTAGCGCTTTTCAAGCCGCAGCCGCTAAACTGGCAACAGAATTAACTATCCCTGATCTAGTACAAACCATTATCTTAACCCGTATTAGTGGGAGTGCTTCGGCTGTTCCTGATGCAGAAGAATTATCTTCTCTTGCCGCCCATCAAGCGAGTTTATGTTTATATTTAGCCGCCCGTCATGTGGAAAAAGCACAAGAAAAGCTGCTCCAACATTATCCTCCAGATACCCCGGTTGCCGTTTGTTTTCGAGTGGGTTGGCCTGATGAAAAAATTTGGGTCGTGCCGCTCTTAAAAATGGCAACTTTTACACAACAAGAAAATTTAATTCGCACCACACTATATATTATCAGTCCGGCTTTAAGAGCCGTTAAAGAAGCTAGGTCCCGTCTCTATCACCCCGAACATTCTCATCTATTTCGTCCTTCTGGAAGAAGTCACTCCTAG
- the lgt gene encoding prolipoprotein diacylglyceryl transferase, with translation MLLAFQFTSPGPVIFEIGPIAVRWYGFLIASAVLIGVTLSQYLAKRRNINPDLIGDVAIWVIISAIVGARIYYVLFQWREYAGHPGDMIAIWKGGIAIHGAIIGGTLAAAIFSRLNKISLWQLTDVFVPSLALGQAIGRWGNFFNSEAFGRPTDLPWKLFIPPSRRPPEYLQYDYFHPTFLYESLWNLLVFAGLIYLFFWGLRHRDRFKVGTLTLIYLIAYSLGRFWIEGLRTDSLMLGPLRIAQVVSLVGIMAGITGLIWLYRLKRPLPDVVSSKRPVNQDVEN, from the coding sequence ATGCTGTTAGCCTTTCAATTTACCTCTCCTGGACCTGTCATTTTTGAGATCGGACCCATTGCTGTCCGTTGGTATGGCTTTTTAATCGCCTCTGCGGTTCTCATTGGCGTAACTTTATCGCAATATTTAGCCAAGCGCCGCAACATCAACCCCGATTTAATCGGAGATGTCGCTATATGGGTCATTATTAGTGCTATTGTCGGAGCGAGAATTTATTATGTGCTGTTTCAATGGCGAGAATATGCCGGCCATCCTGGTGATATGATAGCCATCTGGAAAGGAGGAATAGCGATTCATGGGGCCATTATAGGGGGTACTTTAGCCGCCGCTATCTTTTCGCGCCTCAATAAAATCTCTCTTTGGCAATTAACCGATGTATTTGTTCCCTCTCTCGCTTTAGGACAAGCCATCGGGCGCTGGGGCAATTTCTTTAATTCAGAAGCCTTTGGAAGACCTACAGATTTACCTTGGAAACTGTTTATACCCCCTAGCCGCCGTCCTCCTGAATATCTGCAATATGATTACTTTCATCCGACCTTTTTATATGAGTCCTTATGGAATTTGCTGGTTTTTGCTGGGTTGATCTATTTATTTTTTTGGGGGTTGCGTCATCGCGATCGTTTTAAAGTGGGAACATTAACCCTCATTTACTTAATTGCCTATAGTTTAGGGCGCTTTTGGATCGAAGGGTTACGCACCGATAGCTTAATGTTAGGACCTTTAAGAATTGCACAAGTGGTCAGTTTAGTGGGTATTATGGCAGGAATAACTGGATTAATTTGGCTTTATCGACTGAAGCGACCTTTACCCGATGTGGTTTCTTCAAAACGTCCTGTTAATCAAGATGTGGAAAATTAG